Within the Fusarium keratoplasticum isolate Fu6.1 chromosome 1, whole genome shotgun sequence genome, the region AGCTTGACAATGGTGTTGATCGGAGATATCGAGAGAAGCACTTCCCACAAAAGGCGGCGCCAAGGCCAACTTCACCAACAGCCACCAGGGCAGCTACCGCCACCACATCACAACCCAAGGCCGATGAAGCCGAAGAAGTAAAGCCATTGCCCATCGGCGAGCTCATcgccagcttctccagcctCAAGATCGAGCCTCAGCCGCCCCCTGTTGAGGGCATGCCCCAGCCGCCATGCCCCCTGGCTGATCTCCCTGATGAGATTCTTGTCCACATCCTCCGTGATGTAGCCATCGCCGACGTTGGCGACTTTGCCCGCTTATCTAGGGTCTGCAAACGGCTGGCTTACCTCGTAGCAACTGAGCAGCGCATCTGGCGTCGAGTTGCTATGGGTTCGGAGGTTGGCTTCAGCGCCATGTTGTACCGCTTCGAAAGGGGTATTGAATGGGATGACCTCCCAGAAGAGGAGCAAGACGACATTGAGATTGTCGACGGCGTTGTCATAAGTCCTGCCGAGATAGCTCAACGGCGACATGCCGACAACCTCGCCTTGACAGAGTCCCTCACACCCTCTGTCTACCCAACCTGGAAGAATCTCTTCCGCTCACGACCGCGCATCCGCTTCAACGGCTGCTACATCAGCACCGTCAACTACGTCCGTACCGGTCAAATTTCTACCAACCAGACATACTGGGGCAGTCCCATCCACATCGTCACCTACTACCGCTACCTCCGCTTCTTCCGCGACGGCACCCTCATCAGCCTGCTCACCACTGCCGAGCCCTCTGACGTCGTCCACCACCTCACCCGTGAGGACCTGCACCTGCACCGCGACGTCGCGCACCCCCACCTCCCCTCGGCCGTCATGGCCCTTGCCTTGCGCGGCCGGTGGCGTTTGTCCTCCGCCGCGGACCGGGACGACCCCTCCGTCATGGATCGCCCCACGATCGCCGCCGGCCCGCATGATCGGGACCGCGACCCGGAGGGCGACGTCTTTGTCGAGACCGAGGGTGTTGGCTCCAAGTACATGTACCGCATGGACTTGTCGATGCGGAGCGCCGGTAAAGGCGCCCGCAACAACAAGCTCATCTGGCGCGGTTTCTACAGTTATAACAAGTTGACGGATGATTGGGGAGAGTTTGGCTTGAAGAATGATaagcccttcttctttaGCCGGGTTAAGAGCTATGGATTCAGCGAGTGATGGCATACATGCCTTGCCTTGTATATCATGTCCGTTGGTCTATATTCAAGGCGTGCATTTCATGTACATATTTCCATCCTCAATCGCACTTACAAGACGACAGAAATGAAGCAAGCCGGGTGCATCTTTAGACATCGGATATCACTCTTTCCAGCCATGGCCACGCCGTCATGGTCGCACTCATTACATACTTTCGCAGGCATTCCCTGCATTCAATGTCATAATTTCCCCATGTTGGGGCTTCACTACATAGCTGCCTACTGTCCAGCATCGCCCCCAGTGTCCAATCCAAAGAGTATTCAGCTAATCCAGTCCATACAAACAAGATTGCCATAGTAGATTAACAACGTCGGCTACCACAGAACCCAAGCCAGAAACGCCTCCAGTGCCAGCTGACCAAGATGATATGCTAGGTAGATGGGGAAGGAAGAACAATGACTGTTCCCAGAACTCGTGGCATCCATGAGTGAATGCCTAAGAAGGCCAAGTATCCTATGCCGTTAGGCATGTTGAGATGTGATTTGTAAATGTGATGGAGAGTAGATCCAAGATGATGATAATAATGAGATGATGGCTGATGTTGCAAAATCAGGCGATGGCTGTCGCCGGGTATCAATTCGCAAAAACGACTTTGCGTGAAACGGGCGGCATGTTAGGCCcaataggtaggtaggtaagtATAGGTAGGTTTCCAACAGACACTCGCTCCCAGCGAGTTATCGAATTCTCTTTCCGTCCAAGAACTTGGGGCTGTGCCCATCGTAGTAGTTGTCGCGGTACTGCATGGCTCTGCGTGCCTCATACTCTGCCTtttcgtcctcgtccatgCTAAACGCCTTCTTGAGCCACCCAAAGgcactcttcttcttcttaacCCGCTTGCCTCCAGCTTGGGTTGTAGCCCGCGATGTCACGGTAGCAGCATCGTCATAAGTCGCCGTTGTCACGCTGCTTAGCGTGCTCATGGCGCCCATTCGAGATGGCTGGTTGCGTTGGTGGCCAGGGAAATATCCCGATTGATGGTACTGGTCGGCCGGACCTGCAGTATGCGGCCTCTGCTGCAGGGGAGAGTGGGGTGATGCACGGACAGGAATCGTATTATGATAAAATTGGTGGTGTTCAGAATGAGGCGAGGGCATGAGAGGACGCACAGGAGCCCCGAAGTCTGCGTGTGAGGTGGctcgaggaagacgatgaggcTGGTAAGCTTCAAGATCTGAGGCATGTGAGTAGTCGGGAGCTTGCGATTTCGAGGTACGTGGCGTTATGCCTCCAGGAGATGGCCGCAGCGACGACTGTATCTCGATAGTGTTCCTTGGAGGAATTTGGATAGACACGGGCGGTGTTGTTTTCTGAGACACACGCTGCCGCAAAGATGTCCTCTTCTCCAATCCTACTGATTCTCGGACAGATTGTGTAAGAGTGTGCCTTTGGATTTGTTCTTCGATTTTGGGTGATTCAGGGCTCTTAGCCACGGGTGAGGCAGGCGGTTGCGGCGTGTAGGTTCGTGGCTGAAGGATGAACAACGGTCCACCGTCAAGTccgccaagatcatcaccGGCTTCAGGTTCCTCCTGCTTTTCCTCCGTGACAGACGCCTTAGGGGTGGTAGCACCAGACGATGCGGGTGACGAAGCGCTGAGATTGGGcccagaagatgaggatgaggcacTGAGGTTCGGTGACGGACGAGGGGTGAACCGAGTTGGTGGCAGCAAAGGAGCTGCCCCTGGCAGAGGGAAATCGCTAAGAGTGCTGACGTCGTTAAGAGTATTGACTTCGGGGTCTTTAGGTTTGAGGCTGGCAGCTGGGAGGGTTGTAGTCGACTTGGAGCTGCGAATGCTAGCCACAGGCGTGGACTTGGGATCCGACTTGATCGAcggtgaggaggagcttgctgtTGATTCGCGAGGTGCATTCACGGGCAAGGAAAAGGGTGGAATGGCTGCCTGTAGATTGTTAGCTTTGGTGCTGGCCAATGTCAACGATCAACATACCCAAGTTTTACGGCTGACCTCGCCGGCCGTCTtttccatctcggccacaaTGGTCATGAGCTTAATGATCAAGCCGTTTAGATCCTGCGCTTGATTGTTCAATTCGTCAAAGGCGTTGAGCCAGCCGTCGGCATTGCCCTTCATGGCTAGAAAAATGCTGTTCAGATCTGGTTCAGAGTCTGGCCACTTGGTGTCCTTCTGCTCATTGAGCCATTCCATGAATGCCTCGCTCGATCGGAGGCCAGCATCGATATCGTCGTCCCACTGCTTCATGGCGGCATTGGTCCGGGCAAGAATGTGGTCAATCTTCTCGTTCCCTGACAGAATCTGGGCTCGAAAGTTGCGATCCTCGAGCATACCCTCAAAAGCCTGCCTGTTGGCCATGGGGAGTTGAAGATGGGCAATACGCTCTGTGAGATCCTTGTGGGCCTGGGCAAAGTCCTCGAGCATCACCTCAAGAAACTCGTCCACCTCATCGATATGCCCCTGAAGAATCGTCACGACCTGTCCATTGTCGGCAGCCAGGCTGTTGAGAAGGAGGTAGACGCCAAACGTGATTTGCGAAATGAGCTTGTACATTtcgtgctgctgctggcctggCCGATAACGCCATGTCGTGTCGTAaggctcatcctcggcgtcTTGCTCAAGTAGCCTCGCTCGACGCCCCTTTGCGTCGAGGTCTCTTAGTTTGGGTTTACCGGGCCCATCGCCACCACTGGTGACTTCGTCCAAAGACTCGGCGAAGGCTTCTTGCATGGCCGGGACGGGGTGTGTCGGGATGTCTTGGTTTGGTGCCTTGTAGGACCTGTAGCTATCGGTCGAAAATCGGTGGTTAACCACCGAAGGTGGGTGTTCTGAAACGGTGTCACCATCGTCAGAGGTTGGTACGAGGACGATTCGAAGGTCGCCAGGGTCATTGAATGTCAACGGCGGCAGCGTAGTGGGAGCCATGGTGGCGGTGCCGACGGCCGAGATAGACACTTCTGAAGCGGGCCTGACGGCCGAGGACATCATGGGGTCGGCGCGGGGAGTGGCTGCGTCGAGGGTATGTGAAATCGAGAAACTGCAGGAAGCCGTCTAGCCGTTAAATCCGGCAACACAAAGGCGTTTTCGAAGCGGCAACGGAAACGCTTGTGCCGATGTTGTGCAGAGCGTCGGGCGAATCTTTGTGCTGAGGCGGCGTCGTACAGCGTATCGAGCGAACGAGTGGAAGCAGTTGGAGACAAAGGAGGGGGAGTCTATCGCATCGTGAAAGCGCCGCCGGGAGCCAAGATTCAAGCAACGGAGAGAGCCATGGTACAACGGGAGTAGAGCACGGCAAGAGACGGGTCGGTTTCAGCAACGGGTGCGCGGTGCGAGGTTATCCAAAAAGTCGACGTTCGTTGAGGCGCAAAAGCTTGGGAGAGATCGGCGGGAACGTGGGAAGCTGGGAAGAGGTCGCAGCTCTATCTGTAGCGTTGGTCTGCAAAGGGGATGGATCATCAGCTGATCAGGGACCCAAGAGGCCACAAATAGGTACGTAGGTCGGCAGGCcgcccaagccaagcaaccaagcaagcaacTGTTTGGCTGTCGAGGGGTTCGGGTCGACAATCCGGGGTAGCCGCAGCCCACAAAAAGGCAAGAAAATGAAGGATCCGCCTGCTAATTCGCAGCGTGAAAATACGAACCCTTAAAAAGAAGTAGGGTTTGTAAGGAAAAGACGCGCAGGCCGAGGGGCAAGGATGAAGGTTCCAAGCAGctggtgaagaggaagaaaaaaaaaaggagaagCACGAGAGtcgggatgggatggaagtGATGAATTGATACTGGCAAGCAAGGTTGGTTGGTTGCTCTTTCCCTTGAATCCTTGACGCGTACACGCCCATGCCCGGGGGCTTCGCCTCCTTCCTTCTTTTGCTTGCCCGTTGTTCTTGCCCGTCAGTCACTCAGTCATGCACCTTAATCACgggctggactggactggactggactggactgggctgggatggatgggatgggctgggctgggctccAGGTGCTAGAGTGTGCGTTCTTCTCTCTCGTTCTCGCACTCTTCTCGTTCATCCCCTGAGCCTGAACCACGCCGGCAAGTGGCCATCCACCAACGGCGGTCTTGGCGGGCGGCGCAACCACTAACAGCCGCTAAACGCAGGTACCATCTGGATGCCCCTTGAGGCCCCAGTGCTCCAGTGCCCCTGAGAGGGCCCCTTGGCTTGGACGCACGCCCCCACCGCCAGGGCAGTCCACTCATTCACTGCAGCTCCCCGATGGTGGAGCTGAGTCTTCGATTTCTTCGCCATCCAACGGGTTACGATGCGTGATGGATTACATCCTGCTAATGCAGTTCCATCTATCTCGTGCCCAATGAATGAGGCCCCTGAGGTTCAACAACAAGAATGAAAGGAAATTGCAGCTTGTGTCGGTTAAATGGGTGGTTGACGAGGCTTGGCGGGCCCAACCGCAGCCTAGCAAATGCTTAATGCCACCACACGGCAAAGCACTCCAGATGATTGCAatatggatggatgcccaGATATGTGGGTGGAATGAGGACGACTGCCTTTGATAACCGAGAGCAGGTATCAGTCCTTGATTGGGCACGAGTCAACAAAGCCTGGCCTCCAGCAGTCCCGAGTAATCGGCGA harbors:
- a CDS encoding F-box domain-containing protein; its protein translation is MTSSNDQELNSELESFRQQWISDLRTRNEDHHDEQQSTAGSSRRPHHGPPVSHRHVPPPAGADDNDDDYLQGQSFDEPAPESPTLSSRPVGEVHHGRSGKKLVSALDHYEEAMHKEAQGNMGDSLKLYRKAYRLDNGVDRRYREKHFPQKAAPRPTSPTATRAATATTSQPKADEAEEVKPLPIGELIASFSSLKIEPQPPPVEGMPQPPCPLADLPDEILVHILRDVAIADVGDFARLSRVCKRLAYLVATEQRIWRRVAMGSEVGFSAMLYRFERGIEWDDLPEEEQDDIEIVDGVVISPAEIAQRRHADNLALTESLTPSVYPTWKNLFRSRPRIRFNGCYISTVNYVRTGQISTNQTYWGSPIHIVTYYRYLRFFRDGTLISLLTTAEPSDVVHHLTREDLHLHRDVAHPHLPSAVMALALRGRWRLSSAADRDDPSVMDRPTIAAGPHDRDRDPEGDVFVETEGVGSKYMYRMDLSMRSAGKGARNNKLIWRGFYSYNKLTDDWGEFGLKNDKPFFFSRVKSYGFSE